AGGTAGGCGGTGACGGTGGCGGGCGACCGGTTGCGTTCGGCCGACAGGAACGTCCGGTAGCGCTCGAGATCGCGGACCAACGGCGCGGGCAACCCGTCCCGGAGCTCGGCGGTCGAGGTGCGCACCACCGCATCGTCCCATGCGTGGCGGCTTCTGGGCCGGCGCACGGCCGGCACACAGCTTCGGGCGTTTGCATCGACGTCATCACCCGTTCACCTGGAGGATTCCGTGTCGCAGCTTGCGATTTTCGCCGCCGACTGGCTGGCCATCAGCCTGCTCGTCTTTGCCCTGTATTTCCCGCGACACCGGCGCCGCGACCTGGTGGTCGCGTTCCTGGTCGTCAATATCGGCGTGCTGGCGGTGGCCAGCGTGCTGTCCACGACCGCGGTCGCGGCCGGCGTCGGGCTGGGCCTGTTCGGCGTGCTCTCGATCATCCGGCTGCGCTCCACCGAGTTGGAGCAGCACGAAGTTGCCTACTATTTCTCGGCTCTCGCGCTCGGCCTGCTGGCCGGCCTGTCCCCCACCCCGGACTGGGTGACGCTCACGCTGATGGCGATGATCGTCGTGGTGATGGTCGTCGGCGACCATCCGCGCCTGCTGCGGCGCTACCGGCACCAGCTGATCGTGCTGGATCAGGCCTACCCCGACGAGACCGTGCTGATCGCCCACCTGGAGCAGACCCTGGGCGCCCGGGTGCACCGGATCGTCGTGCAGCGGCTGGACCTGGTCAACGACACCACCACGGTCGAGGTCCGCTACCAGCTGGCGGCCGAGCGGACCAGCCCGGTCGGGGCGGCCGGCCGCACCCTGGTCGCCCGATGACGATCACCGAGATCCGCCCCGCGGCAAGCACTGTGGAGCCCGAGTTCGACGTCATCGAGCTGCCCGAACTGCTCGAACGAGCCGCGCTGCAGGACCGGGTGGACCGCAAGTACCTCCTGCCGGCGGCGGCGTTGGACCCGGTCCTGATCGACCTGGCCGCGCAGGCCCGGATGTTGCAGATCGACGGCCGTCGCGACTTCGGGTACGAGTCGGTCTACTTCGACACCCCGGACCTGGCCTGCTACACGCTGGCCGCGCGTCGCCGGCGCCGCCGGTTCAAGATCCGCACCCGGTCCTACCTGAACCCGGCGCCCGGGTCGGCGGCCTGCTGGTTGG
This genomic window from Nakamurella multipartita DSM 44233 contains:
- a CDS encoding DUF4956 domain-containing protein: MSQLAIFAADWLAISLLVFALYFPRHRRRDLVVAFLVVNIGVLAVASVLSTTAVAAGVGLGLFGVLSIIRLRSTELEQHEVAYYFSALALGLLAGLSPTPDWVTLTLMAMIVVVMVVGDHPRLLRRYRHQLIVLDQAYPDETVLIAHLEQTLGARVHRIVVQRLDLVNDTTTVEVRYQLAAERTSPVGAAGRTLVAR